The following are encoded in a window of Cryobacterium sp. CG_9.6 genomic DNA:
- a CDS encoding polysaccharide biosynthesis tyrosine autokinase has protein sequence MELRDYLRILHKSWVLILLIALFVVAVASVYALTQTPKFNATSKVFVSTQSGGTTSELVQGSSFTVQRVKTYSDLVRTPIVLLPVISNLQLGVTSDALASRVTASAPLDTTIIDITVSDTDPVRAAATANSISASLTAVVEDIETPAQPNAVSPVKLTRAQEATVPSTPVSPNVPLTIILGAALGLALGVAAAVFRETLETRIRNERDVQQITAVPILGGIVFDPKASERPLIVHVDPRSPRAESFRTLRTNLQFLDVGRSDRSFVVTSSVQSEGKSTTGANLAIALADAGARVLLVDADLRRPKIADYMGIEGVVGLTDVLIGRAALRDVLQPWGTGHLFVLPAGHVPPNPSELLGSTRMGLLIAELNSMFDVVLFDTPPLLPVTDAAILAKNVGGVILVVAAGRTHKNQLVGAISALDNVGASISGLVLTMLPAKGPDAYGYGSYGYGYGYGYGAGYGAEPGDVNPAGAETTAGPSSPDSARTSVTRRTKLRE, from the coding sequence CTTTGTCGTAGCCGTGGCTTCGGTCTACGCTCTCACCCAGACGCCGAAGTTCAACGCCACGAGCAAGGTTTTCGTGTCCACACAGTCCGGTGGCACCACTTCCGAACTCGTCCAGGGCAGTAGCTTCACCGTTCAGCGAGTGAAGACTTATTCTGACCTGGTCAGGACCCCTATAGTCCTACTCCCCGTCATCAGTAATCTGCAACTCGGCGTCACGAGTGATGCTCTTGCCAGCCGAGTCACGGCATCGGCACCGCTGGATACAACCATCATTGACATCACGGTCTCCGATACCGACCCGGTCCGTGCCGCAGCCACGGCTAATTCCATTTCGGCAAGCCTCACCGCCGTCGTTGAAGATATCGAGACTCCCGCTCAGCCCAACGCTGTGTCACCGGTGAAGCTCACCCGCGCGCAGGAGGCAACAGTTCCATCCACACCGGTCAGTCCCAATGTGCCGCTCACGATTATTCTGGGTGCTGCCTTGGGCCTCGCCCTCGGGGTGGCCGCCGCTGTTTTTCGCGAGACTCTGGAGACCCGTATTCGCAACGAGCGGGACGTTCAGCAGATCACGGCCGTACCCATACTCGGTGGCATAGTTTTTGATCCCAAGGCCTCGGAGCGCCCGCTCATCGTTCACGTTGACCCCCGAAGCCCACGTGCAGAGTCGTTCCGAACGTTGCGCACCAATTTGCAGTTCCTGGATGTGGGTCGTTCCGACCGGTCCTTTGTTGTGACGTCATCGGTGCAGAGTGAGGGTAAAAGTACCACCGGTGCTAACCTTGCCATCGCTCTGGCCGATGCTGGCGCCCGAGTGCTCCTCGTTGACGCTGACCTTCGACGTCCCAAGATAGCGGACTACATGGGGATCGAGGGTGTGGTTGGCCTCACCGACGTTCTTATCGGCCGCGCAGCGCTCCGCGATGTATTGCAGCCGTGGGGCACTGGCCACTTATTCGTTCTGCCGGCTGGGCATGTGCCACCCAACCCGAGTGAACTCCTCGGATCCACCAGAATGGGGCTGCTCATCGCCGAACTGAACAGCATGTTCGATGTTGTTCTTTTTGACACCCCGCCGTTGCTCCCGGTAACGGATGCCGCGATTCTCGCCAAAAATGTGGGTGGGGTCATCTTGGTTGTTGCCGCTGGACGAACCCACAAGAACCAGCTTGTCGGTGCCATCTCCGCCCTGGACAATGTGGGAGCGTCCATTTCTGGACTTGTTCTGACGATGCTGCCTGCCAAGGGCCCCGATGCCTACGGCTACGGCAGCTATGGCTATGGCTATGGCTATGGCTATGGCGCGGGCTACGGCGCTGAACCCGGAGATGTGAACCCGGCGGGGGCGGAAACCACCGCCGGGCCGTCCTCGCCCGACTCCGCCCGCACCTCCGTCACGCGCCGCACCAAGCTCCGCGAGTAA